The Algoriphagus sp. TR-M9 genome has a window encoding:
- the ggt gene encoding gamma-glutamyltransferase, whose protein sequence is MKPTFTTLQIAFLFLFISFKSFSQTYAENGMVVSDHVIASQVGVDILKKGGNAIDAAVATAFALEVTHPEAGNIGGGGFIVFMKSDGNVTTFDFREKAPLAASPTMFLDENGKIKDNSNHQGLLAVGVPGTVAGLYQAHQKYGKLPWADLVKPAVELAKKGFTMSWGLYNAAVRMTDRDPSEDIMQNYFKGKDGKIVKPGETWKQPALAKTLKEIQKHGRNGFYKGWVAQEIEDYMKANGGIITKADLEKYEAVEREPVKGTFNGYEIYSMPPPSSGGVALIEMMNLMEQANIAKVEFNSTAYVHLVAEAMRRAFADRAEHLGDPDFNPDMPLDRLLSKEFAKKRFETLDMTKASISDPAQFGHPYGGDNTTHFSVVDKDGNAISMTYTLENSYGVKMGSDKLGFIFNNEMGDFNPVPGETTATGQIGSNPNLVAPEKRMLSSMTPTIVAKDGKPYLVIGSPGGRTIINTVFQTVLNVLAYDMRVDRAIEAMKIHHQWLPDRILYERNLLSPDTREALEKMGHTLTPTTNLGVLMGITYDASKKLYTGAADSSSEDGGARGY, encoded by the coding sequence ATGAAACCAACCTTCACAACTTTACAGATTGCCTTTCTCTTTTTATTTATTTCATTTAAGTCCTTTTCCCAGACCTACGCTGAAAATGGTATGGTCGTCTCGGACCACGTCATAGCTTCCCAAGTTGGAGTTGATATTTTGAAAAAGGGTGGAAATGCCATCGATGCTGCTGTAGCAACAGCTTTTGCCCTGGAAGTAACTCATCCTGAAGCCGGGAATATCGGCGGCGGCGGATTTATAGTTTTTATGAAATCTGATGGAAATGTGACCACCTTTGATTTTCGTGAAAAAGCACCATTGGCAGCTAGCCCAACCATGTTTTTGGATGAAAACGGTAAAATCAAAGACAACTCAAACCATCAAGGACTTTTGGCAGTGGGCGTTCCTGGAACGGTAGCCGGACTGTACCAAGCGCACCAGAAGTATGGTAAGTTACCTTGGGCTGATTTGGTGAAACCGGCTGTAGAATTAGCCAAAAAAGGATTTACCATGTCTTGGGGGCTTTACAATGCGGCTGTGAGAATGACGGATCGTGACCCATCTGAAGATATCATGCAGAATTATTTCAAAGGAAAAGATGGAAAAATCGTCAAACCCGGGGAAACTTGGAAGCAGCCGGCTTTGGCAAAAACATTAAAAGAGATCCAGAAACATGGCAGAAATGGCTTTTACAAAGGCTGGGTAGCTCAGGAGATCGAAGATTACATGAAGGCAAACGGCGGAATTATCACCAAAGCCGATTTGGAGAAATATGAAGCCGTGGAGCGTGAGCCCGTAAAAGGTACCTTCAATGGCTATGAGATTTACTCCATGCCTCCACCAAGTTCTGGCGGAGTCGCACTGATCGAGATGATGAATCTGATGGAGCAAGCGAACATCGCTAAAGTGGAGTTCAACTCCACAGCCTATGTTCATCTAGTTGCTGAAGCAATGCGAAGAGCTTTCGCTGATCGAGCTGAACATCTGGGGGATCCGGATTTTAACCCTGATATGCCTTTGGATAGATTGCTTTCAAAGGAATTTGCAAAAAAGCGATTCGAAACGCTTGATATGACCAAAGCTTCGATCTCTGATCCTGCGCAATTTGGCCACCCCTATGGAGGTGATAATACCACCCATTTCTCTGTAGTCGATAAAGACGGAAATGCCATTTCCATGACTTACACCCTAGAAAACTCTTATGGAGTAAAGATGGGATCAGATAAGTTGGGCTTTATCTTCAACAATGAAATGGGCGACTTTAATCCTGTACCTGGCGAAACCACCGCCACAGGACAAATCGGCTCTAATCCGAATTTGGTAGCTCCAGAAAAGAGAATGCTCTCCAGCATGACTCCGACTATTGTGGCAAAAGACGGAAAACCCTACTTAGTCATTGGCAGTCCGGGAGGAAGAACGATTATCAATACTGTTTTCCAGACAGTATTGAATGTGCTAGCTTACGATATGAGAGTGGATCGTGCTATTGAGGCAATGAAAATCCATCATCAATGGTTGCCAGATCGCATTTTGTATGAGCGAAATTTGCTTTCACCAGACACCAGAGAAGCATTGGAGAAAATGGGACATACACTTACCCCAACTACGAACCTTGGTGTGCTGATGGGAATCACCTACGATGCTTCCAAAAAACTTTACACCGGAGCTGCTGATTCTTCGAGCGAAGATGGTGGGGCAAGAGGCTATTGA
- the nth gene encoding endonuclease III — protein MLKKERYEAVIKHFRENMPIAETELQYENPFQLLVAVVLSAQCTDKRINMVTPALFEKFPGPEFLAASNFDELFPYIKTVSYPNNKTKHLLGLGKMLIEDFGGEVPATVPELIKLPGVGRKTANVITSVVWNQPNMAVDTHVFRVSKRLGLVSQTAKTPLEVEKQLIRHIPKEYVHIAHHWLILHGRYVCLARKPKCEECTLTHLCRYFEKQNGKVTKVQTGN, from the coding sequence ATGCTTAAAAAAGAACGATACGAAGCGGTCATCAAACATTTCAGGGAAAATATGCCAATTGCTGAAACTGAGCTTCAGTATGAAAATCCCTTTCAGCTCTTAGTCGCAGTGGTACTTTCAGCACAATGCACCGATAAGCGCATCAATATGGTGACACCGGCACTTTTCGAAAAGTTTCCTGGACCTGAGTTTCTGGCAGCTTCGAATTTTGATGAGCTATTTCCATACATCAAGACCGTTTCATATCCGAATAATAAGACCAAGCATTTGTTGGGCTTAGGCAAAATGCTGATCGAAGACTTTGGCGGAGAGGTTCCCGCTACCGTCCCTGAGTTGATCAAACTGCCCGGAGTAGGCCGAAAAACTGCGAATGTAATTACTTCAGTGGTGTGGAATCAACCGAATATGGCTGTGGATACTCACGTATTTCGAGTTTCAAAAAGACTGGGCTTAGTCTCCCAGACTGCCAAAACTCCGTTGGAAGTGGAAAAGCAACTCATCAGGCACATTCCCAAGGAATATGTACACATCGCACATCACTGGCTGATTTTGCATGGCCGGTATGTGTGCCTAGCACGAAAACCTAAATGCGAAGAATGTACCCTCACGCATTTGTGTAGGTACTTTGAGAAGCAAAACGGGAAAGTCACCAAAGTTCAAACTGGAAATTAA
- a CDS encoding HlyD family secretion protein produces the protein MEILLFLIYSGIVWLIFFKYKLLPWNTISQVIVITIPVVAIAMLILLLNIYAPSSHDVRVMNYTVEIVPTVTGQVVEVPVEPNEHVKKGDVLFKINPEPFELKIKNLEAKIPMLEAKVVSARAYDRELESQLTSANSQIRVIQSQLDLAIKRLEQTKALAESGAGSKFDYEQAQTNLANFQGQIAVAEANKSQVLQKMSAQSSDGELSEIAQARSALEEAKAQIAQAEWDLSQTTFYAPADGRVINLQLRPGAMAVQFPIKPVMSFVEDEQWVTALFHQNELRYVEDGNEAEIALKTYPNRIIKCEVEHIVWANAQGQLTASGMIPDTQQTEFHEGRFAVRLKIAEEDKDLFLASGAVGQGAIYTERGKIIHLVRKVILRVGTKMDWLVLKLH, from the coding sequence ATGGAAATATTATTGTTTCTGATATACAGCGGGATTGTCTGGCTGATTTTCTTCAAATACAAACTGCTTCCTTGGAACACTATTTCTCAGGTAATTGTAATTACAATTCCAGTAGTAGCCATCGCTATGCTGATCTTGCTTCTGAACATTTATGCGCCCAGCTCACACGATGTCCGTGTCATGAACTACACAGTAGAGATCGTGCCTACAGTTACCGGGCAAGTAGTAGAAGTCCCAGTTGAGCCCAATGAACATGTGAAAAAAGGAGATGTACTATTCAAAATCAATCCTGAGCCTTTTGAACTTAAAATCAAAAATCTGGAGGCTAAAATACCCATGCTGGAAGCCAAAGTAGTCAGCGCCCGTGCTTATGATAGGGAGTTGGAATCTCAGCTGACCTCCGCAAATAGCCAAATCCGTGTCATCCAATCCCAACTCGACCTGGCTATCAAACGATTGGAACAGACTAAAGCACTGGCAGAATCAGGTGCTGGATCCAAATTTGACTATGAACAAGCACAAACTAATCTGGCAAATTTTCAAGGACAAATAGCGGTTGCAGAAGCGAATAAATCACAGGTTTTGCAAAAAATGTCTGCTCAGTCATCAGACGGAGAACTTTCAGAAATAGCCCAAGCCAGATCCGCATTGGAGGAAGCCAAGGCACAAATAGCCCAGGCGGAATGGGATCTGAGCCAAACCACTTTTTATGCACCGGCAGATGGACGTGTCATCAATTTGCAGCTACGTCCCGGAGCTATGGCAGTACAGTTTCCGATTAAGCCTGTGATGAGTTTTGTAGAAGATGAGCAGTGGGTCACCGCGCTTTTCCACCAAAATGAACTACGCTATGTGGAGGATGGAAACGAGGCAGAAATCGCACTTAAAACCTATCCAAACCGGATCATTAAATGTGAAGTGGAGCATATTGTCTGGGCAAATGCCCAGGGGCAATTGACCGCAAGCGGGATGATTCCTGATACACAGCAGACAGAATTTCACGAAGGTAGATTTGCAGTTCGCCTGAAGATAGCTGAAGAGGATAAGGATCTTTTTCTAGCGTCTGGAGCGGTAGGACAAGGAGCAATTTATACCGAGCGTGGCAAAATCATCCATCTGGTTAGAAAAGTAATCCTGAGAGTAGGCACTAAAATGGATTGGCTAGTACTCAAACTCCATTAA
- a CDS encoding heavy metal translocating P-type ATPase gives MLRFFAPAIFSFVVMSIGLGFDYLFPQDWFQGWIRFGWYLVAYLPVGFPVLKEAWGSILKGDIFSEFLLMGIATVGAFAIGEYPEGVAVMLFYSVGEVFQAMAVTRAKTNIKTLLDQRPDEVTILEGNSTKTIKAASAKIGDIIQLKAGEKLGLDGELLSEKASFNTSALTGESKPDSKQKGAVVLAGMVNLNTVSQVQVTTAYTDSKLSRILELVQNATAQKAPTELFIRKFAKIYTPIVVFLAIGICFLPFLFVDNYEFSDWLYRALIFLVISCPCGLVISIPLGYFGGIGAASKNGILFKGSNFLDSIAEIKNVVMDKTGTMTEGVFNVQEVHLEPDFENSRILHFANALESKSSHPIATAIKNHVGEIDSSIVLENVEEISGHGLRAQVEGKELLVGNFKLMDRYSIPHSIDPSNIVYTVVAIAYGGKFAGFLTIADSIKDDAQHTIAQLKSIGVGITMLSGDKSNVVKFVADKLGIPNSFGDLLPEDKVEKVKEIKAQKGTVAFIGDGVNDAPVVAISDVGIAMGGLGSDATIETADVVIQDDNPSKIPMAISIGKKTKQIVWQNIGFAFGIKVLVLVLGALGMATMWAAVFADVGVALLAILNAIRIQRMKFD, from the coding sequence ATGCTGAGATTCTTTGCGCCAGCTATTTTTTCATTTGTTGTGATGTCGATTGGATTGGGGTTTGATTACCTTTTTCCACAGGATTGGTTCCAGGGATGGATTCGCTTTGGATGGTATTTAGTAGCCTATTTACCTGTTGGTTTTCCTGTGTTGAAGGAAGCTTGGGGCAGCATTCTGAAAGGTGATATTTTCTCTGAATTTCTACTGATGGGAATCGCCACAGTTGGCGCTTTTGCGATTGGAGAATATCCAGAAGGTGTGGCAGTGATGCTGTTTTATTCTGTTGGGGAGGTTTTTCAAGCCATGGCAGTCACGCGTGCCAAAACCAACATCAAGACTTTGCTTGATCAGCGACCTGATGAAGTGACGATTTTGGAAGGGAATTCTACCAAAACAATCAAAGCGGCCAGCGCAAAAATCGGCGATATCATTCAGCTAAAAGCTGGGGAAAAACTTGGCTTGGATGGCGAACTCTTGTCGGAAAAAGCTTCATTCAACACCTCTGCTTTGACCGGTGAAAGCAAGCCGGATTCCAAGCAAAAAGGCGCAGTTGTCCTCGCAGGGATGGTGAATCTGAATACGGTATCCCAAGTGCAAGTGACCACAGCTTACACGGATAGCAAGCTTTCGAGGATCTTGGAATTGGTGCAAAATGCAACTGCTCAAAAGGCTCCTACGGAACTTTTCATCCGAAAATTTGCCAAAATCTATACGCCAATTGTGGTCTTTCTAGCGATTGGAATTTGCTTTTTGCCTTTCCTGTTTGTGGACAATTATGAGTTTAGCGATTGGCTTTATCGCGCACTGATTTTCTTGGTCATTTCTTGTCCCTGTGGCTTGGTGATCAGTATTCCGCTAGGGTATTTTGGAGGAATTGGAGCAGCGAGTAAAAACGGCATTTTGTTTAAAGGAAGTAATTTCCTGGATAGCATCGCTGAGATCAAAAATGTGGTGATGGACAAGACAGGTACAATGACTGAAGGCGTTTTCAATGTTCAGGAAGTGCATTTGGAGCCTGATTTTGAAAATTCCAGGATACTTCATTTTGCCAATGCGCTGGAAAGTAAAAGTTCCCATCCAATTGCCACAGCGATTAAAAATCACGTGGGTGAGATTGATTCAAGCATTGTCTTGGAAAATGTCGAGGAAATTTCTGGACATGGTTTGAGAGCTCAGGTTGAAGGCAAGGAATTGCTTGTAGGTAATTTCAAGCTGATGGATAGGTATTCGATTCCCCACTCCATCGATCCTTCCAACATTGTTTACACGGTGGTGGCGATAGCCTATGGTGGGAAATTTGCAGGCTTTTTGACCATTGCAGATAGCATTAAAGATGATGCTCAGCACACCATAGCTCAACTGAAATCTATTGGCGTTGGGATCACCATGCTAAGTGGAGATAAAAGCAATGTGGTCAAGTTTGTGGCTGACAAACTGGGTATTCCTAATTCTTTTGGAGACCTACTTCCTGAGGACAAAGTAGAAAAAGTCAAGGAGATCAAAGCTCAAAAAGGTACAGTTGCATTTATCGGAGATGGAGTAAATGATGCTCCTGTAGTTGCTATCTCTGATGTAGGAATTGCCATGGGTGGCTTGGGGAGCGATGCTACGATTGAAACCGCTGATGTGGTGATTCAGGACGATAACCCGAGCAAGATTCCGATGGCTATTTCTATCGGGAAAAAGACCAAGCAAATCGTCTGGCAGAATATTGGATTTGCCTTTGGGATCAAAGTGCTGGTCTTGGTATTGGGAGCTTTGGGTATGGCGACCATGTGGGCTGCCGTTTTCGCTGATGTAGGAGTGGCTTTGCTGGCGATTTTGAATGCGATTAGAATTCAGAGGATGAAGTTTGATTGA
- a CDS encoding oxygenase MpaB family protein produces the protein MAKLNQLNITETTDWNDGRLGRKRHIMDPLADQTVAAIMAKKEVNTINHLFESIVLDKIALPESAPIELRTYFEQSAIFPEWADPDLIALGQQIYLRHGIWIGLLLCYKSLPECYACANGAEVLHRTARLNEDHGSLKVFSRRIAETAQFVVFAMSPDGLEAKGKGLRAAQKVRLIHAVIRYYLKQNHWDAEKYGEPINQEDLAGTLMSFSALIIEGLEIIGIQFEPVELEAYMHCWRVIGHVMGLDEDMIPQNSADAFKLGHAILDKEIAPSKNAQELVKALRDFQNEKSKPILGADSNTALLRLMMGKEVSDLLAVPPISSKKINKMKWKMTFIGNIGEVLDKSLVFSMLLQFFTKMGLTLMLRRMSNSSIINFYLPKSLTQDWGNKKVRL, from the coding sequence TTGGCTAAGCTCAATCAGCTCAATATCACAGAAACCACCGATTGGAATGATGGCAGATTAGGAAGAAAGCGACACATTATGGATCCCTTGGCCGATCAGACAGTGGCAGCCATCATGGCTAAAAAGGAAGTAAACACCATCAATCACCTTTTTGAATCCATTGTATTGGACAAAATTGCCTTGCCAGAAAGTGCCCCCATTGAACTGAGAACGTATTTTGAGCAATCTGCAATTTTTCCCGAATGGGCCGACCCAGATTTAATCGCCTTGGGGCAGCAGATCTACCTGCGTCATGGTATTTGGATAGGGTTACTACTCTGCTATAAATCACTCCCAGAGTGCTATGCCTGTGCCAATGGTGCTGAAGTTTTGCACCGAACGGCCAGGCTGAATGAGGATCATGGTTCACTGAAGGTGTTTTCTAGGAGAATAGCAGAGACTGCTCAATTTGTGGTTTTTGCCATGTCTCCCGATGGTCTGGAGGCAAAGGGAAAAGGTCTCCGGGCGGCTCAGAAAGTCCGCTTGATCCATGCCGTCATCCGTTATTACCTGAAGCAGAACCATTGGGATGCCGAGAAGTATGGCGAGCCTATCAATCAGGAGGATTTAGCAGGCACCTTGATGTCATTTTCAGCATTGATTATAGAAGGATTAGAAATCATCGGGATTCAATTTGAACCGGTGGAACTGGAGGCCTACATGCATTGCTGGAGGGTGATAGGTCATGTGATGGGGCTGGATGAAGATATGATCCCTCAGAATTCCGCTGACGCTTTTAAACTAGGTCACGCTATTCTGGACAAGGAAATTGCTCCCAGCAAAAATGCTCAGGAATTGGTAAAAGCACTTCGTGACTTTCAAAATGAAAAGTCAAAACCGATTTTGGGAGCAGACTCAAATACTGCGCTCTTGAGGTTGATGATGGGAAAAGAGGTATCTGATCTGCTTGCTGTACCTCCTATTTCCTCTAAGAAAATCAATAAGATGAAATGGAAAATGACCTTTATCGGGAATATAGGAGAGGTGCTGGACAAGAGCTTGGTGTTTTCTATGCTGCTCCAGTTTTTTACCAAAATGGGTTTAACGCTGATGCTGAGAAGGATGTCCAATTCCTCTATTATCAACTTCTACTTGCCAAAATCACTTACTCAAGACTGGGGCAATAAAAAAGTAAGATTATGA
- a CDS encoding DmpA family aminopeptidase — protein MQHLKTLFVLCFFLTSSAFSQERPREKGIIFGILPTGNLNAITDVPGVKVGHFTKIEGENIRTGVTAILPHGGNLFQQKVPAAVYVGNGFGKLAGVTQVQELGNIETPIILTNTLSVAAGIEGAVRYSLEQNQTAQSVNAVVGETNDGYLNDIRGMHISPEEVIQTIRSAESGKVEEGNVGAGTGTVCFGWKGGIGTASRKLPESLGGYTVGILVQTNFGGNLQIDGVAVGEKMGKYPFRDAMEKSDGSCMIVVATDAPVLERNLERMAKRAMMGLAKTGGIASNGSGDYVIAFSTAEGLRIPYVLPSQTLEKAEFIQNDDMSSLFMAVIEATEEAIINSLFAAETMEGKDGHVVQELPINEVMKLINQN, from the coding sequence ATGCAACACCTCAAAACCTTATTTGTACTTTGCTTTTTCCTCACTTCTTCCGCATTTTCCCAAGAAAGACCACGGGAAAAAGGGATAATTTTTGGCATTTTGCCCACGGGCAATCTGAATGCCATCACCGATGTGCCGGGAGTGAAAGTGGGGCATTTCACCAAAATCGAAGGAGAAAATATCCGTACCGGAGTAACAGCCATTTTACCGCATGGCGGGAATCTCTTTCAGCAAAAAGTGCCTGCAGCGGTTTATGTGGGAAATGGTTTTGGAAAGCTGGCTGGCGTCACCCAAGTGCAGGAACTGGGAAATATTGAAACCCCCATTATTTTGACCAATACGCTAAGTGTGGCTGCTGGAATCGAAGGAGCCGTTCGGTATTCTTTGGAACAAAATCAAACCGCCCAGTCCGTAAACGCCGTGGTGGGCGAAACGAATGATGGCTATCTCAATGATATCCGCGGAATGCATATTTCTCCTGAGGAAGTCATCCAAACGATCCGGTCAGCAGAATCTGGCAAAGTCGAGGAAGGAAATGTGGGAGCTGGAACTGGGACAGTTTGCTTTGGCTGGAAAGGCGGAATAGGAACGGCTTCTCGTAAACTCCCTGAAAGTCTGGGTGGCTACACGGTCGGGATCTTAGTCCAGACTAATTTCGGAGGAAATCTGCAAATCGATGGAGTTGCTGTGGGCGAGAAAATGGGAAAATATCCATTTCGGGATGCTATGGAAAAATCAGACGGAAGCTGCATGATAGTAGTGGCTACTGATGCTCCTGTGTTAGAAAGGAATTTGGAACGAATGGCAAAACGCGCCATGATGGGCTTGGCTAAAACCGGTGGTATTGCATCCAACGGATCAGGTGATTATGTGATCGCATTCAGCACTGCTGAGGGCCTTCGAATTCCATACGTATTGCCTTCTCAAACTTTAGAAAAAGCTGAATTTATTCAAAATGACGATATGAGCTCACTTTTTATGGCTGTGATTGAAGCCACGGAAGAAGCGATTATTAATTCCTTGTTTGCCGCAGAAACTATGGAAGGAAAGGACGGACATGTGGTTCAAGAGTTGCCAATCAACGAGGTAATGAAGTTGATTAATCAAAACTAA
- a CDS encoding transmembrane-type terpene cyclase — protein sequence MNQPLINFEDYPLTGLIFNGLGCLFWVVAYVVLVLEIRKKKFVEMPAFVAGANIGWEFVWSWIYHPNTGLLFALSYIAAFLLDCFIFYAVLKYGTKQPMNPETKKHFRLFCFINFFFWILFSYFYRNEGYDTLIGANSGYIINVILSIQCVILLMQTQDTGKFSMLLAWSRMLGTGLISVSMFFFYPDNHFVQLLGVTCFLLDCTFIYVLWKRHGTLLGLLSKTEHV from the coding sequence ATGAACCAACCATTAATCAATTTTGAAGATTACCCATTGACAGGTTTGATTTTTAATGGACTGGGCTGTCTTTTTTGGGTGGTGGCCTATGTCGTATTGGTGTTGGAAATTCGCAAGAAAAAGTTTGTAGAAATGCCTGCATTTGTGGCAGGAGCTAATATAGGCTGGGAGTTTGTTTGGAGTTGGATTTATCATCCCAATACAGGTTTACTATTTGCCCTTAGCTACATAGCTGCTTTCCTGTTGGATTGTTTTATTTTTTATGCTGTATTGAAGTATGGGACCAAACAGCCTATGAATCCGGAAACAAAGAAGCATTTTCGGCTCTTTTGTTTCATCAACTTTTTCTTCTGGATACTTTTCAGCTATTTCTATAGAAATGAAGGATATGACACGCTCATTGGGGCCAACTCGGGTTACATTATCAATGTAATTCTGTCGATCCAGTGTGTAATTCTTTTGATGCAAACCCAGGATACCGGAAAATTTTCCATGCTTTTGGCTTGGTCTCGAATGTTGGGAACAGGATTGATCTCAGTATCGATGTTTTTCTTTTATCCTGACAACCATTTTGTTCAGTTATTGGGGGTCACTTGCTTTTTGCTCGATTGTACTTTCATATACGTACTATGGAAAAGACATGGTACTCTCCTTGGTTTATTAAGTAAAACTGAACATGTTTAA
- a CDS encoding DUF3302 domain-containing protein codes for MKTSKFLPKLNHKSSLFLFLVSFILIPETAFANTFEDKIAEVVSWIALIVAPIVLITVFLMVHVLPEKIAEKRNHPQAEAIKTLCILSLFFGGLLWPLAWLWTYSKPVFYKMAYGTDKGDYHEETMEDLKQDKALKASSERSPKS; via the coding sequence ATGAAAACCTCAAAATTTCTTCCCAAACTCAATCACAAATCTTCTCTTTTCCTTTTTCTGGTAAGTTTCATTCTCATCCCAGAGACAGCATTTGCCAACACTTTTGAAGATAAGATCGCTGAGGTGGTCAGTTGGATTGCCCTGATAGTAGCACCAATTGTACTGATTACTGTTTTTCTCATGGTTCATGTTCTACCTGAAAAAATCGCAGAAAAAAGGAATCATCCTCAGGCAGAAGCCATCAAAACACTCTGTATTCTTTCCCTGTTTTTTGGTGGCCTTCTATGGCCTTTAGCTTGGCTTTGGACTTATTCTAAACCCGTCTTTTATAAAATGGCATATGGAACGGATAAAGGCGATTATCATGAAGAAACCATGGAAGATTTGAAGCAGGATAAAGCTCTCAAAGCAAGCAGTGAACGATCTCCAAAATCCTAA
- a CDS encoding TolC family protein: MRALSKQLKTFLIFATAAVLQTTCAVKAPTSSEELQEQVFANFILPSTWQSTALNSADSTITSNWLSDFNDPQLDSLVQEALIYNYDLKISCIRIDQAMGYVEMAKAALRPAFSILGRQNTKLGGDLGGGLNGAILSASWEIDLWGKLRNARNAEEANLLALESEVSFAHLSLAALLAKSYYLATEIHLETELAKEMIRISEMMVDVATKRFEIGIGTEIDLVVSEANLNNLKDGLLQLELAYANQLRAMEILLGRYPAAEIQINEELIEMSNAIPAGIPFQILERRPDVLAALQRFNSAFYRVGEAKAARLPRLSLTGGFGAITSQVVTLRPEFSNPIRSIGGELFAPTYQGGALKANVEIRNSQQKEAAEIYGRTVLNAIGDVENALDAVETVDGREQFLVNAVASNEKAFELEQQLFEVGKTDMRDVIRQQMDLYSTQINLLRIRSQKISQRIDLYLALGGNM; encoded by the coding sequence ATGCGAGCATTATCCAAACAACTCAAAACTTTTCTAATTTTTGCAACTGCTGCAGTTTTGCAGACCACTTGTGCCGTAAAAGCCCCAACCTCAAGCGAAGAGCTGCAGGAACAGGTTTTTGCCAATTTTATCCTGCCTTCCACCTGGCAATCCACTGCATTAAATAGTGCTGACTCCACCATCACGAGCAACTGGCTAAGTGATTTCAACGACCCTCAATTGGATTCTTTGGTACAGGAAGCATTGATTTACAATTACGATTTGAAAATCAGTTGTATTCGTATCGATCAGGCTATGGGATACGTGGAAATGGCCAAAGCAGCCCTGAGACCTGCCTTTTCAATCTTAGGCCGACAAAACACCAAACTGGGTGGTGATCTGGGTGGTGGGCTAAACGGTGCTATTCTTTCCGCTTCCTGGGAAATTGATCTCTGGGGAAAGCTAAGAAATGCCAGAAATGCTGAGGAGGCAAATTTGCTGGCTTTGGAGAGCGAAGTCTCTTTTGCTCATTTATCGCTAGCAGCACTGCTAGCGAAGTCATACTATTTGGCTACAGAAATTCATCTGGAAACTGAATTGGCAAAGGAGATGATACGAATCTCCGAAATGATGGTAGATGTTGCCACTAAAAGATTTGAAATCGGAATCGGGACAGAAATAGATTTGGTGGTATCTGAGGCGAATTTAAATAACCTCAAAGATGGTCTACTACAACTTGAACTTGCCTATGCCAATCAATTACGTGCAATGGAGATTCTTCTCGGAAGATACCCCGCTGCAGAAATCCAGATAAATGAAGAGTTGATCGAAATGTCCAATGCTATTCCTGCTGGAATACCCTTTCAGATTTTGGAACGGCGACCGGATGTGTTGGCAGCACTGCAGCGATTTAATTCTGCATTTTATCGTGTGGGCGAAGCGAAGGCAGCTCGATTGCCAAGACTTTCCTTAACTGGAGGATTTGGGGCTATCACTAGCCAGGTGGTAACTTTACGACCAGAATTTTCCAATCCCATCAGAAGTATAGGAGGCGAATTGTTTGCACCGACCTACCAGGGTGGAGCGTTGAAGGCAAATGTGGAAATCAGAAATTCCCAGCAAAAAGAAGCCGCAGAGATCTATGGCAGAACGGTGCTAAATGCGATAGGAGATGTGGAAAATGCCTTAGATGCAGTCGAAACAGTAGATGGAAGGGAGCAGTTTCTCGTGAATGCAGTGGCAAGTAATGAAAAGGCCTTTGAGCTGGAGCAACAACTATTCGAAGTCGGGAAAACAGATATGCGGGATGTGATTCGCCAGCAAATGGATCTGTATTCCACACAAATCAATCTGCTAAGGATCCGTAGTCAAAAGATTTCACAACGAATCGATCTTTATTTGGCTCTGGGTGGAAATATGTAA